The Papaver somniferum cultivar HN1 chromosome 3, ASM357369v1, whole genome shotgun sequence genome includes a region encoding these proteins:
- the LOC113358016 gene encoding ABC transporter B family member 11-like, which translates to MADESGLNGNINHYGEATASTSRTPVEDAERKSEQSEEKKGEEEVINTVPFYKLFAFADSKDVILIVVGTIAAIVNGVAMPLMTVLLGDLIDSFGQSDNKNTVRVVSKVALNFVYLGIGSGVASFFQVACWMVTGERQASRIRSLYLKTILRQDVAFFDMETNTGEVVGRMSGDTVLIQDAMGEKVGKFIQLIATFIGGFVIAFLKGWLLTLVMLTSIPPMVASGAAISIIVTKMASRGQAAYSVAGNIVEQTIGSIRTVASFTGEKQAVSNYNKSITKAYKSGVHEGLATGLGLGAVMFVIFASYGLAVWYGGKLIVEKGYTGGDVINVIVAVLTGSMSLGQASPCFGAFAAGQAAAYKMFETINRKPDIDSYDPNGRKLDDIRGDIELRDVHFSYPARADEQIFSGFSLSIASGTTAALVGQSGSGKSTVISLIERFYDPQSGEVLIDGINLKELQLKWIRGKIGLVSQEPVLFASSIKENIAYGKEGATIDEIRAAAELANAAKFIDKLPQGLDTLVGEHGTQMSGGQKQRVAIARAILKDPRILLLDEATSALDAESEHVVQEALDRVMVNRTTVIVAHRLSTVRNADMIAVIHRGKIVEKGSHTELLKNDDGPYCQLIHLQEINKASDHQNGSEKPEFSMESGRQSSQRLSLLRSISRGSSGVGNSSRHSFQVAFGVPTGLNVHETVPTDDPSLPTPAPEEAPEVPLRRLAAINKPEIPVLLLGIIAAGVNGVIFPMFGILFSGMIKTFFEPPAELKKDARFWALIFVLLATVSFFASAARTYFFSVAGCRLIKRVRSMCFEKVLNMEVGWFDEPGNSSGAIGARLSADAAAVRSLVGDALALLVQNLATAISGLIIAFAASWELALIILVMLPLIGVNGYVQMKFMKGFSGDAKMMYEEASQVANDAVGSIRTVASFCAEEKVMALYKKKCEGPVSAGIRLGLISGIGFGLSFFFLFSVYATSFYAGARFVEAGRMSFPDVFQVFFALTMTAIGISQSSSLAPDSSKAKSSTASIFALLDRESKIDASDESGLTLESVKGDIEFRHISFKYQTRPDVQIFRDLCLTIRAGKTVALVGESGCGKSTVVSLLQRFYDPDSGHITLDGTEIQKLQLRWLRQQMGLVSQEPVLFNDTIRANIAYGKKGDATEAEIIAAAELANAHKFISSLQQGYDTIVGERGIQLSGGQKQRVAIARAIVKAPKILLLDEATSALDAESERVVQDALDKVMVHRTTIVVAHRLSTIKNADVIAVVKNGVIAEKGKHDDLIKIENGVYASLVALHMSAT; encoded by the exons ATGGCCGACGAGAGCGGCTTAAATGGTAATATAAATCACTACGGGGAGGCGACTGCATCGACGAGTCGGACTCCGGTAGAAGATGCAGAGAGGAAGAGTGAGCAAAGTGAAGAGAAGAAGGGTGAAGAAGAGGTTATTAATACTGTTCCATTTTACAAGCTGTTTGCGTTTGCCGATTCGAAAGATGTCATTCTCATAGTTGTTGGGACGATTGCTGCTATTGTTAATGGGGTAGCAATGCCCCTCATGACTGTTCTCCTTGGGGATTTGATTGATTCATTTGGACAATCAGACAACAAAAATACAGTTCGTGTAGTTTCCAAG GTAGCATTGAACTTTGTCTACTTGGGTATAGGATCTGGAGTGGCATCATTCTTCC AGGTCGCTTGTTGGATGGTTACAGGAGAGAGGCAGGCTTCGCGAATCAGGAGTTTATATCTGAAAACTATATTGAGGCAAGATGTTGCTTTCTTTGATATGGAAACAAACACGGGAGAAGTCGTTGGAAGGATGTCTGGTGATACTGTTCTTATTCAAGATGCTATGGGTGAAAAG GTGGGCAAGTTTATACAGCTAATTGCAACATTCATAGGAGGCTTTGTGATTGCTTTCCTCAAGGGATGGCTTCTGACCCTTGTGATGTTAACCTCTATTCCACCTATGGTCGCCTCGGGTGCGGCTATATCGATCATTGTAACCAAAATGGCATCTCGAGGACAAGCTGCTTACTCAGTAGCAGGGAATATCGTTGAACAAACAATCGGCTCAATCAGAACG GTTGCATCATTTACTGGGGAGAAACAAGCAGTCTCCAATTATAACAAATCTATAACAAAAGCTTACAAATCTGGTGTTCACGAGGGATTGGCTACGGGGTTAGGCCTTGGTGCAGTTATGTTTGTCATATTCGCCAGCTATGGTTTGGCTGTATggtatggtggaaaattgattgTCGAGAAAGGCTACACTGGGGGAGATGTCATTAATGTTATTGTTGCTGTTTTGACTGGTTCCAT GTCTCTAGGTCAAGCATCTCCATGCTTTGGTGCGTTTGCCGCAGGACAAGCTGCAGCGTATAAAATGTTTGAGACAATTAATAGGAAGCCAGATATAGATTCTTATGACCCCAACGGACGCAAATTGGATGATATTCGTGGAGATATCGAGTTGAGAGATGTTCATTTCAGTTATCCTGCCAGAGCAGACGAGCAAATATTCAGTGGGTTTTCACTTTCTATAGCGAGTGGGACAACCGCAGCTTTAGTTGGACAGAGTGGAAGCGGGAAGTCGACAGTGATCAGTCTCATAGAGAGATTTTATGACCCACAATCTGGTGAAGTTCTCATAGATGGTATAAATCTCAAGGAGCTTCAGCTGAAATGGATCAGAGGGAAAATTGGTCTTGTCAGCCAGGAGCCAGTGTTGTTTGCATCTTCTATTAAAGAAAATATCGCCTATGGTAAAGAGGGTGCAACTATTGATGAAATCCGAGCTGCAGCTGAGCTAGCAAATGCTGCTAAATTCATAGATAAACTACCCCAG GGTCTAGATACCTTAGTTGGTGAACATGGAACTCAGATGTCAGGGGGACAGAAGCAGAGAGTGGCAATAGCTAGAGCTATATTGAAAGACCCGCGGATTCTTCTTCTAGATGAAGCTACAAGTGCACTTGATGCTGAGTCTGAGCATGTCGTGCAAGAAGCACTGGATAGAGTCATGGTCAACCGTACTACTGTAATTGTTGCTCATCGCCTAAGCACTGTTAGGAACGCCGATAtgatagccgttattcatagaggGAAAATTGTTGAAAAAG GTTCACACACGGAACTCTTAAAGAATGATGATGGACCGTACTGCCAGCTTATACAcctacaagaaataaacaaagcATCGGATCACCAAAATGGTTCAGAAAAACCAGAATTTTCAATGGAGTCAGGCAGGCAATCAAGTCAACGTCTCTCCCTGCTACGCTCAATAAGTCGTGGATCTTCTGGAGTTGGAAACAGCAGTCGGCACTCATTTCAAGTTGCATTTGGTGTACCCACGGGACTAAATGTACATGAAACTGTACCAACAGATGATCCTTCTCTTCCAACCCCTGCTCCTGAAGAAGCACCAGAAGTTCCATTACGTCGCCTGGCAGCTATCAACAAGCCCGAGATCCCCGTGCTACTACTTGGAATTATCGCTGCAGGGGTCAACGGAGTCATATTCCCAATGTTTGGCATACTCTTTTCGGGAATGATTAAAACATTCTTCGAGCCCCCTGCGGAGCTTAAGAAGGATGCTAGGTTCTGGGCTTTGATATTTGTTCTCCTCGCCACTGTTTCATTTTTCGCATCTGCAGCAAGAACATATTTCTTTTCTGTTGCCGGGTGTAGGTTAATCAAAAGAGTCCGATCAATGTGCTTTGAGAAGGTGCTTAACATGGAAGTAGGTTGGTTTGATGAGCCCGGAAACTCAAGTGGTGCAATTGGTGCAAGGCTCTCTGCAGATGCAGCAGCTGTCCGGAGCCTGGTTGGTGATGCACTTGCTCTGCTTGTACAGAATTTGGCAACAGCAATATCTGGTCTAATTATCGCCTTTGCAGCAAGCTGGGAACTGGCCCTCATAATTCTTGTTATGCTACCTCTAATTGGCGTTAATGGATATGTGCAAATGAAGTTCATGAAAGGTTTCAGCGGAGATGCAAAG ATGATGTACGAGGAAGCAAGTCAAGTTGCTAACGACGCTGTCGGGAGTATAAGAACAGTCGCTTCCTTTTGTGCTGAAGAGAAGGTTATGGCTTTGTATAAAAAGAAATGTGAAGGTCCAGTTTCAGCTGGGATAAGGCTTGGATTGATTAGTGGGATTGGATTtggtctttctttcttcttcttgttttccgtGTATGCAACCAGTTTCTATGCTGGAGCTCGATTTGTGGAGGCTGGAAGGATGTCATTCCCTGACGTTTTTCAG GTTTTCTTTGCGCTGACAATGACTGCAATTGGGATCTCTCAGTCGAGCTCTCTTGCACCAGATTCAAGCAAAGCAAAATCTTCTACTGCCTCAATTTTTGCTCTTCTTGACCGAGAATCAAAGATAGATGCAAGCGATGAGTCTGGATTGACATTAGAAAGTGTGAAAGGAGACATTGAGTTTCGGCACATCAGTTTTAAGTACCAGACAAGACCTGATGTTCAGATTTTCCGAGACCTCTGTTTGACTATTCGCGCCGGCAAG ACGGTTGCTCTAGTAGGAGAAAGTGGATGTGGGAAATCGACTGTTGTGTCGTTGTTGCAAAGATTTTATGACCCCGATTCTGGTCACATAACATTGGATGGAACTGAGATTCAGAAGCTTCAGTTGAGATGGCTCAGGCAGCAAATGGGTCTGGTTAGCCAAGAACCTGTGCTGTTCAATGACACTATCCGAGCCAACATTGCTTACGGAAAGAAAGGAGATGCCACCGAGGCTGAGATTATAGCTGCAGCAGAGTTGGCAAATGctcataaattcattagttctcTGCAACAG GGATACGATACAATAGTAGGGGAGCGAGGAATCCAATTATCAGGTGGGCAAAAACAAAGGGTGGCCATTGCACGCGCAATAGTAAAAGCACCAAAGATTCTA